The following proteins come from a genomic window of Terriglobia bacterium:
- a CDS encoding DUF4097 domain-containing protein — MRLSRYIAAFCIGMYLIALSGCDLAYPAVEGQFDRTLNVTGMVNLDVSTGSGSIAIRAGSASAVQIHGLIRAGEDWRSNAQEKVRYLEANPPIEQNGNVIRIGRIDNAAYRNNVSISYEIIVPAETQVRSKTGSGGLKVEGIRRPVDASTGSGSIAMDNIGNDVIAHTGSGSIELDQITGKVEARTGSGSIRGERIAGSVKADTGSGSITLAQTSAERGAIWNVEVSTGSGSIDVSGVNGPLRAESGSGGITVTGNPAGDWELDASSGAVTLHLDANAAFDLYARSSSSRISVDQPVTVTGTLGKHEIRGKVRGGGHLIDVRTGSGSINIH; from the coding sequence ATGAGACTATCCAGGTATATTGCTGCTTTTTGTATCGGCATGTATCTCATCGCTCTTTCGGGATGCGATTTGGCCTATCCCGCCGTGGAAGGCCAGTTCGATCGCACCCTGAATGTTACGGGAATGGTGAACCTCGATGTCAGCACGGGATCCGGGAGCATTGCCATACGGGCCGGAAGCGCCTCCGCCGTACAGATTCACGGGCTCATCCGGGCCGGCGAGGATTGGAGGAGCAACGCGCAGGAAAAAGTGCGTTACCTGGAGGCTAACCCGCCGATTGAGCAAAACGGCAACGTCATCCGCATCGGGCGGATCGACAACGCAGCCTACAGAAATAATGTTTCCATCAGTTACGAGATCATCGTTCCTGCGGAGACCCAGGTCCGGTCCAAGACCGGTTCCGGAGGTTTGAAAGTCGAGGGCATTCGCCGTCCCGTCGACGCCAGCACCGGCTCGGGATCGATCGCGATGGACAATATCGGCAACGATGTGATCGCCCACACCGGTTCAGGCAGCATCGAGCTGGATCAAATAACAGGCAAGGTAGAAGCCCGCACCGGCAGTGGTTCGATCCGGGGGGAGCGCATCGCCGGGTCCGTCAAGGCAGATACCGGAAGCGGGAGTATAACGCTGGCGCAGACTTCCGCGGAGCGCGGCGCAATCTGGAACGTGGAAGTGAGCACCGGTTCAGGCAGCATCGACGTGTCGGGTGTGAACGGGCCGCTCCGAGCAGAGAGCGGCAGCGGCGGAATCACGGTGACGGGAAACCCGGCGGGAGATTGGGAACTCGATGCTTCATCCGGAGCGGTCACGCTCCACCTGGACGCGAATGCCGCATTCGATCTGTATGCGCGCTCCAGCTCCAGCAGGATCAGTGTGGACCAACCGGTCACTGTGACCGGAACGCTCGGCAAGCACGAGATCCGTGGCAAGGTTCGGGGTGGCGGCCATCTGATTGATGTTCGCACCGGTTCCGGCAGCATCAACATTCACTAG
- a CDS encoding magnesium transporter CorA family protein — protein MGAGRYFSFTAGKGLEKIAALDEALRRRRGDGFIWLDFTDPGPEDLTALAEPLGLHPLAIEDCLDEDQVPKMEEFPKHTFILFNRYRHDNGAALVEEVNFFLGEKFLVTVHSHGGGNDSFAERLEATVRRDLEQVRPGADFLLEVLLDDIVDEKFAAIEALQDQLDTAEEEILQGRVDFKPAKLMHLRRNLLFLRKSLVYEREILVKLCRRDSPFISEKAIYEFRDIYDHLAKFFEVIEICRELIATIMEIHLSMINNQMAAVANKTNRVVRRLTMITTVFMPLTMLAGIGGMSEWSMMTGAQNWRIAYPAFMAAMAVIGVANYYLLRMFDKRDAKSAVLRRRPESR, from the coding sequence ATGGGAGCAGGTCGATACTTCAGCTTCACGGCTGGGAAGGGACTCGAAAAGATAGCGGCTCTGGATGAGGCTCTTCGCAGGCGGCGGGGTGATGGGTTCATCTGGCTCGATTTCACCGATCCGGGCCCTGAGGACCTGACTGCCCTTGCCGAGCCGTTGGGTTTGCACCCTCTCGCCATCGAGGACTGCCTTGATGAAGACCAGGTGCCCAAAATGGAGGAGTTTCCCAAGCACACCTTCATTCTTTTCAACCGCTATCGTCACGACAACGGCGCCGCTCTGGTCGAAGAGGTCAACTTCTTTCTCGGAGAGAAGTTTCTGGTGACGGTGCACTCGCATGGCGGGGGTAATGACTCCTTCGCGGAGCGGCTCGAAGCCACTGTGCGGCGTGATCTGGAACAGGTGCGACCGGGTGCGGATTTCCTCCTGGAGGTCCTCCTGGACGATATCGTGGATGAGAAGTTCGCCGCCATCGAGGCCCTGCAGGACCAGTTGGACACGGCCGAGGAAGAGATCCTGCAGGGGCGCGTCGACTTCAAGCCTGCGAAGTTGATGCATCTGCGGCGCAACCTGCTGTTCCTGCGCAAAAGCCTGGTCTACGAGCGGGAGATTCTGGTCAAGCTGTGTCGGCGGGACTCGCCGTTTATCAGCGAGAAGGCGATCTACGAGTTCCGCGACATCTATGACCACCTCGCCAAGTTTTTTGAAGTCATCGAGATCTGCAGGGAACTGATCGCGACCATCATGGAGATCCATCTCTCCATGATCAATAACCAGATGGCGGCGGTGGCGAATAAAACCAATCGCGTCGTCAGGCGGTTGACCATGATCACGACGGTGTTTATGCCGTTGACGATGCTGGCAGGAATCGGCGGCATGTCGGAATGGAGCATGATGACGGGTGCGCAGAACTGGCGTATCGCCTATCCGGCGTTCATGGCGGCGATGGCGGTGATCGGCGTTGCTAACTACTATCTGCTGAGGATGTTTGACAAGAGAGACGCAAAGAGTGCTGTCCTTCGCCGGCGTCCGGAAAGCCGGTGA
- a CDS encoding VanZ family protein, with protein sequence MHFPKAWVLRWGWPLLMMALIFFASATPGGDLPDFAGWDFLVKKGGHTFGYALLGASYLHALTNSKRINRLTLLLAVILAGLFAFTDEFHQSFTPERSPSAADVGIDIIGAILGVGIWAWLRSPMRRQSTAPRA encoded by the coding sequence ATGCATTTTCCAAAAGCCTGGGTGCTGCGCTGGGGGTGGCCACTCTTGATGATGGCGCTCATTTTCTTTGCCTCTGCCACGCCGGGCGGCGATCTGCCTGATTTCGCGGGATGGGATTTCTTGGTGAAGAAAGGTGGCCACACGTTCGGCTACGCCCTGCTGGGGGCGTCCTATTTGCATGCCCTGACAAACTCCAAGCGCATCAACAGACTCACGCTGCTCCTGGCAGTCATTCTGGCTGGGCTCTTCGCCTTCACCGATGAGTTTCACCAGTCGTTTACGCCCGAACGCTCGCCATCTGCGGCCGACGTGGGTATCGATATTATTGGAGCTATCCTGGGCGTGGGGATCTGGGCCTGGCTCCGATCGCCCATGAGGCGGCAGAGTACTGCGCCACGGGCATGA
- a CDS encoding ABC transporter permease, translated as MSALRRDIRFAFRALAKNPGFAAAAILALAIGIGANTTIFSVTNALLLRPLPYQDPNRLVILWNRSPGLGIAEDWFSTAQYFDIKAGHTGFEQLAIAIGGNVNLTGDGEPERVGTIRVSSNLLPMLGVRPAQGRLFVPEEDSQGRPLTAVLSYGMWARRYGSDPDVIGKSITINGQPYQVIGILSRSFSLPREVLPTLGGAEQAEIVLPLPLAPNASQIRDREDYNLMGKLKPGVSLRQAQTEMDAVTDRLRREYPDLYPPNGGLTFSIVPLLEQVVGDVRRPLHILLASVGLVLLVACANVASLLLARAAARRKEIAVRAMLGAGRARIIRQLLTESILLALCGGGLGVLLSLWSLSWIDVLGAKSVPRMQDIGIDGRVLLSTLLVSLVTGVLFGLVPALRVAGVDLNATLKEAGRGSAGGNMMWGRGPNLRRLLVVSELALSVVLLIGAGLLIRSFARLQSVHPGFNPRNLLTFGLTMTGRKYNDPQAVLATYRQLWDRFEHLPGVSASGGTTALPLTQTFAWTPITIEGRTPLAGEKFINADERVGGGHYFQAMEIPLRRGRFFTEQDTADSPRVAIIDDSMAQQFWPNQDPVGKRIHQVQSKVPWLTIVGVVARVKHDALDSDPRIAFYLPQTQIPTRAMTVVLRSGTDPASLTSAVKKEIRDLDPNLPAYNVRTMEQFVDQSLAPRRFSMLLLGIFAGLALALAGIGTYGVIAYLVSQGSREIGIRIALGATQGTILGSIVRQGVTLALFGAGIGLAGALALTRFMRSLLFGITATDGLTFAAVPTLLILVALLASYVPARRAAQVDPMSSLRCE; from the coding sequence ATGAGTGCACTCCGACGGGACATCCGCTTCGCTTTTCGGGCCCTTGCGAAGAATCCCGGATTTGCCGCGGCCGCGATCCTCGCTCTCGCAATCGGCATTGGCGCCAACACAACCATCTTCAGTGTTACGAACGCATTGCTGCTGCGCCCGCTTCCATACCAGGACCCGAATCGCCTGGTAATTCTGTGGAACCGCTCGCCGGGGCTGGGGATAGCCGAAGACTGGTTTTCCACCGCGCAATATTTTGACATCAAGGCGGGACACACGGGCTTTGAACAGCTGGCGATCGCCATCGGCGGAAATGTCAACCTGACCGGAGACGGCGAACCCGAGCGTGTTGGAACCATTCGGGTCTCCTCCAATCTCCTGCCCATGCTCGGTGTGAGGCCGGCCCAGGGTCGGCTTTTCGTTCCGGAAGAGGACTCGCAGGGCCGCCCGCTAACGGCTGTGCTCAGTTACGGGATGTGGGCGCGCCGCTATGGCTCGGATCCCGATGTAATCGGCAAGTCGATTACGATAAACGGCCAGCCCTACCAGGTGATCGGCATTCTGTCCCGATCATTTTCTTTGCCGCGAGAAGTGCTTCCGACACTGGGCGGCGCCGAACAGGCGGAGATCGTCCTGCCGCTGCCGCTGGCACCGAATGCGTCTCAGATTCGCGACCGTGAAGATTACAACCTCATGGGCAAGCTCAAACCCGGCGTTTCGCTCCGGCAAGCCCAGACCGAGATGGATGCCGTCACAGACCGCTTGCGGAGGGAATATCCGGACCTGTATCCACCCAACGGTGGTCTCACGTTCAGCATCGTGCCGCTTCTGGAGCAGGTGGTGGGCGACGTCCGCCGGCCTCTTCACATCCTTCTCGCTTCGGTCGGCCTGGTCCTGCTGGTGGCTTGCGCCAACGTCGCCAGCCTGCTGCTGGCGCGTGCGGCGGCCCGCCGGAAGGAAATCGCCGTGCGCGCAATGCTGGGCGCAGGCCGCGCCCGCATCATCCGTCAACTGCTTACAGAAAGCATTCTGCTCGCTCTATGCGGCGGAGGGTTGGGCGTCCTCCTCTCGCTCTGGAGTCTGAGCTGGATTGATGTGTTGGGAGCAAAGAGCGTTCCGCGCATGCAGGACATCGGCATCGATGGACGGGTGCTTCTCTCTACATTGCTCGTATCTCTTGTCACGGGCGTTCTTTTCGGCCTGGTGCCGGCTTTGCGGGTTGCCGGCGTTGACCTGAATGCGACCCTGAAGGAAGCAGGCCGGGGTTCGGCCGGCGGCAACATGATGTGGGGGCGTGGTCCCAACCTGCGCAGGTTGCTCGTTGTTTCCGAACTCGCGTTATCCGTGGTGCTGCTGATAGGAGCCGGACTTCTGATTCGCAGTTTCGCGCGCCTGCAGAGTGTACATCCGGGCTTTAATCCCCGCAATCTGTTGACCTTCGGCCTGACGATGACCGGCCGCAAGTACAACGACCCGCAGGCAGTGCTGGCGACCTATCGCCAGCTCTGGGACCGTTTCGAACACCTGCCCGGCGTGAGCGCTTCGGGCGGCACGACGGCACTGCCGCTGACTCAGACATTTGCCTGGACTCCAATCACGATCGAAGGACGCACGCCCCTTGCGGGTGAGAAGTTCATTAATGCGGATGAACGCGTCGGCGGCGGGCACTATTTCCAGGCGATGGAGATTCCGCTGCGGCGTGGGCGGTTTTTCACCGAACAAGATACTGCCGACTCCCCCAGAGTCGCCATTATCGACGACAGCATGGCCCAGCAGTTCTGGCCAAACCAGGATCCGGTCGGCAAGCGCATCCACCAGGTACAATCCAAGGTTCCCTGGCTGACCATTGTCGGTGTGGTCGCCAGAGTGAAACACGATGCGCTCGACTCTGATCCGCGCATCGCTTTCTACCTACCGCAAACCCAGATCCCCACGCGGGCGATGACCGTCGTTTTGCGGAGCGGCACTGACCCGGCCTCGCTTACGTCGGCAGTCAAGAAGGAAATCCGCGATCTTGATCCGAATTTACCCGCATACAATGTTCGCACCATGGAGCAGTTCGTCGATCAATCGCTGGCTCCGCGCCGATTCTCGATGCTGCTGCTCGGCATCTTTGCCGGCCTCGCTCTGGCGCTGGCCGGCATCGGCACCTACGGCGTGATCGCTTATCTGGTAAGCCAGGGCTCGCGGGAAATCGGAATACGCATCGCGCTGGGTGCTACGCAAGGCACCATCTTGGGCTCGATCGTTCGCCAGGGAGTGACTCTCGCGCTCTTCGGTGCAGGCATCGGCCTGGCCGGAGCTCTTGCGCTCACTCGCTTTATGCGAAGCCTCTTGTTCGGCATCACTGCAACCGACGGCTTGACGTTTGCCGCAGTTCCGACGCTCTTGATCCTGGTGGCGCTGCTTGCCAGTTATGTCCCGGCCCGGCGCGCCGCCCAGGTGGACCCCATGTCATCCCTGCGGTGCGAATAA
- the uvrA gene encoding excinuclease ABC subunit UvrA — protein MHNDSVLIHNASENNLRSISLSFPKNKLVVVTGVSGSGKSSLVFDVIYREAESRYLGSFSSYARQFLGRMKRPNVERVEGLSPAIAVDQKSVLSNPRSTVGTITEIYDYLRLLFARLGKPENNTRDFRIERSLFSFNSPAGACPACKGLGVEDRLDPDLLIADKNKSLRQGCMVITAPNGYIIYSQVTMDVLDEVCRAEGFNADIPWKDLTPEQRHIVLYGSERIAIPYGKHTLASRMRWSGITAKPREMGFYKGIVPVMDAILKHKRNRNILRFVRTSDCTACRGARLNSDALSVKICGFNIADLASLQLNLLQDTLDNLRLSDREDQVAAPIISRISKRIDLLKRLGLAYLSLDRESTTLSVGESQRLRIAVQAGTGLTGILYIFDEPSVGLHPRDTRRLIEVLEGLRDDGNSVIVVEHEEEFIRRADWIIDIGPAAGVNGGRVLQNIDTSKIGHIPAGELRRSRTLSFFKGIEKLEIPDRRRSGGGMLAVHGATENNLKNVDVHFSLEALNVVTGVSGAGKSTLVNSVLGNFLRNQLYASSEKPGKCLSIAGWESISKVITIDQSPIGRTPRSNPATYTGLFDHVRDLFAALPASRARGWDKGKFSFNTTGGRCEACQGAGYQQIGMHFMGNVEVLCEECNGRRFHGDTLEITRKGKNIGDVLDFSVSEARDFFPDHARILRYLKTMASLGLGYLKLGQRSSTLSGGEAQRIKLATELARPQAAHTLYILDEPTTGLHQADVGNLLLALNSLVVQKNTVIVIEHHLGLIAAADWVVDLGPEGGSDGGRLLVQGTPEDVVRCAESHTGQALKEYLQDRSITGVPVARETAASPRGDSGTVPGIIQLSGVTTNNLRHIDVAIPRNQVTVITGVSGSGKSSLAFDTLFAEGQNRFMESFSTYARSQIGVCARANLDEATGLTPTLAVDQRSITANPRSTVGTMTGIYDLYRLLYSRVAATDAGETPGFSSLFSFNHQSGACRECDGLGHITVCDPEMLITNPEKSVLDGALDGTKTGRFYGDPFGQYVATLKAVGQQHHIDFSKPWAGLSEFGKSLALYGSDDEVYDVTWSYKRENHAGQHEFKGKWPGLVSLVNAEYERKHADHRGQRMLPLMKQDLCPSCHGTRLRPESLRFSIGGLNIAELSAFPVSAALDFFRTIDDVLREPPWAEIAAPLAMEAVRRLAFLDELGLSYLSIDRTSNSLSGGEAQRVRLAAQLRSGLTDVTYVLDEPTVGLHAADVGRLIMKMLHMLRQAGNTVVLVEHDRDVILSADHVIDLGPGAGSQGGRIVAEGTPQEIMHSTASMTGRYLSDNSNAVSTRNRVLKEGLSLVGACANNLKHLSVSIPSEGIVVVTGISGSGKTSLVYDVVYQSWERGKGCGCTSITGFEHFHRMVAVHQKPHFSGSTGTPATFTGILDRIRDLYAGTEDARRLHLGKKHFSFADKEGRCETCRGLGRIRVSMDFLSDVEVTCEQCKGKRYREEVLACRYQARNIADVLAMTAGEAAEFFRNQKVLSARLEMLSRVGLDYMQLGQPLDSLSGGEAQRLMLAAELAKPVSGKILYLFDEPATGLHFSDIEYLLKLFHQLADQGHTLLVIEHDPQIILNADWIIDLGPQGGEKGGYVVASGRLPDIIQNENSVTGRHLKNGRGGATVDAVG, from the coding sequence ATGCACAACGATTCGGTTCTCATACACAACGCGTCCGAAAATAACCTTCGGTCGATAAGCCTTTCGTTCCCAAAGAACAAATTGGTGGTAGTAACCGGTGTTTCCGGGTCCGGCAAATCGTCGCTGGTATTTGACGTAATCTATCGTGAAGCCGAAAGCCGGTATCTTGGCTCATTCTCCTCTTATGCCCGGCAGTTTCTCGGCAGGATGAAGCGCCCGAATGTGGAGAGAGTCGAAGGCTTGTCTCCTGCCATTGCCGTCGACCAGAAATCTGTCCTGTCAAATCCACGCTCCACCGTGGGGACGATCACCGAAATCTACGATTACCTCCGCCTGTTGTTCGCCCGTCTGGGAAAACCGGAGAACAACACACGGGATTTCAGGATCGAGCGCAGCCTCTTTTCCTTTAATTCTCCTGCCGGGGCCTGTCCCGCCTGCAAGGGTCTGGGCGTCGAAGACCGTTTGGATCCGGACTTGCTAATTGCAGACAAGAACAAGAGCCTGCGCCAGGGCTGCATGGTGATTACGGCTCCGAACGGGTACATCATTTATTCCCAGGTAACCATGGATGTGCTTGACGAGGTTTGTCGGGCAGAAGGATTCAATGCCGATATTCCCTGGAAGGATCTGACGCCGGAACAGAGGCACATCGTACTGTACGGCAGCGAAAGGATCGCAATTCCTTACGGCAAGCACACGCTGGCATCCCGGATGCGCTGGAGCGGCATTACAGCCAAACCCAGGGAAATGGGTTTTTACAAAGGCATCGTTCCAGTAATGGACGCCATCCTGAAACACAAACGCAACAGGAATATCCTGCGCTTCGTCCGCACTTCCGATTGTACCGCTTGCCGGGGCGCCAGGCTCAACTCCGACGCGTTATCGGTAAAGATTTGCGGCTTCAATATTGCAGATCTTGCTTCACTCCAGTTGAACCTGCTTCAGGATACCCTGGATAATCTCCGTCTTTCGGACCGGGAAGACCAGGTCGCAGCTCCGATCATCAGCAGGATTTCGAAACGGATTGATTTGCTCAAGCGCCTGGGTTTGGCCTACCTCTCTCTGGATAGAGAATCGACGACCCTATCCGTCGGGGAATCTCAGCGATTGCGCATCGCGGTTCAGGCGGGGACAGGATTGACGGGAATCCTCTACATCTTTGATGAGCCTTCGGTGGGGCTGCATCCCCGCGATACCCGGCGCCTGATCGAGGTACTGGAAGGGCTGCGCGACGACGGCAATTCGGTAATTGTGGTGGAACATGAAGAAGAATTCATCCGCCGCGCCGACTGGATCATCGACATAGGCCCTGCTGCCGGCGTCAACGGCGGACGCGTGCTCCAAAACATCGACACTTCAAAAATCGGGCACATCCCCGCGGGAGAACTCCGCCGAAGCCGTACCCTTTCCTTCTTCAAGGGCATTGAAAAGCTGGAGATCCCAGACAGGCGCCGCAGCGGCGGGGGAATGCTCGCGGTCCACGGCGCAACAGAAAACAACCTGAAAAATGTCGATGTCCACTTCAGCCTGGAAGCCTTGAATGTGGTGACCGGCGTGTCCGGCGCCGGAAAATCAACATTGGTCAACAGTGTCCTGGGAAATTTTTTGCGCAATCAACTCTATGCTTCTTCCGAGAAACCCGGCAAATGTCTTTCGATCGCAGGCTGGGAAAGCATATCCAAAGTAATCACCATCGACCAGTCGCCCATCGGCCGCACACCGCGAAGCAATCCAGCCACCTACACCGGCTTGTTCGACCACGTGCGCGATCTTTTCGCAGCTCTGCCTGCATCACGAGCGCGAGGCTGGGATAAAGGCAAGTTTTCATTCAATACCACGGGCGGCCGATGCGAAGCCTGTCAGGGAGCCGGGTATCAGCAGATCGGGATGCACTTCATGGGCAATGTTGAGGTGTTATGTGAAGAGTGCAACGGAAGACGCTTTCATGGCGATACACTTGAAATCACCCGCAAGGGCAAAAACATCGGCGATGTGCTCGACTTCTCGGTATCTGAAGCGAGAGATTTCTTCCCTGATCATGCCCGCATTCTGCGTTATCTCAAAACCATGGCGAGTCTCGGACTCGGTTATCTGAAGTTGGGGCAGCGTTCTTCCACGCTGAGTGGCGGCGAAGCCCAACGCATCAAGCTGGCGACGGAGTTGGCCAGGCCGCAGGCGGCGCATACGCTCTATATCCTCGATGAACCCACTACTGGACTTCATCAAGCGGATGTCGGCAATTTGCTTCTTGCCCTCAATTCGCTGGTCGTCCAGAAAAATACCGTCATCGTGATCGAACATCATCTCGGCCTTATCGCCGCAGCCGATTGGGTGGTGGATCTGGGCCCCGAAGGCGGCAGTGATGGCGGCCGTTTGCTGGTTCAAGGGACCCCGGAAGATGTCGTCCGGTGTGCGGAATCGCATACGGGACAGGCGTTGAAGGAATATCTGCAAGACCGGAGTATCACCGGCGTACCGGTCGCGAGAGAGACCGCTGCCTCTCCTCGAGGGGATAGCGGAACAGTGCCTGGGATCATTCAACTTAGTGGTGTCACCACCAACAATCTCCGACACATCGATGTCGCCATTCCCCGCAATCAGGTTACCGTGATCACCGGAGTGTCCGGCAGCGGCAAATCGTCGCTTGCTTTCGACACCCTTTTCGCCGAGGGGCAGAACCGTTTCATGGAGAGTTTCTCCACATACGCCCGGTCACAAATCGGCGTATGCGCCAGGGCAAATCTTGATGAAGCAACCGGGTTGACGCCGACCCTTGCGGTCGATCAGCGGTCCATAACGGCAAATCCACGTTCGACCGTGGGAACCATGACTGGAATCTACGACTTGTACCGTCTCTTGTATTCAAGGGTGGCTGCTACGGATGCTGGCGAAACACCCGGATTCTCCTCGCTCTTCTCATTTAACCACCAGTCAGGCGCCTGTCGCGAGTGTGACGGTTTGGGCCACATCACGGTCTGCGACCCGGAAATGCTCATTACCAATCCGGAGAAATCAGTTCTCGACGGCGCTCTGGATGGCACCAAGACGGGCAGGTTTTACGGTGACCCCTTCGGACAATATGTCGCCACGCTCAAAGCGGTCGGGCAACAGCATCATATCGATTTTTCAAAGCCCTGGGCCGGCCTGTCGGAATTCGGGAAGAGCCTTGCCCTCTATGGTAGCGATGACGAAGTTTACGATGTCACCTGGAGCTATAAGAGGGAAAATCATGCCGGGCAACACGAGTTCAAGGGCAAATGGCCCGGCCTGGTCAGCCTGGTCAATGCCGAGTATGAGCGCAAACATGCCGACCACCGCGGGCAGCGCATGCTGCCGCTCATGAAACAGGACCTCTGTCCGTCCTGCCACGGAACCCGCCTTAGGCCGGAATCGTTACGATTTTCCATTGGCGGGTTGAATATTGCGGAATTGTCGGCGTTCCCGGTTTCCGCTGCTCTCGATTTCTTCAGGACCATCGATGACGTTCTGCGAGAGCCGCCATGGGCCGAAATTGCGGCTCCGTTGGCGATGGAGGCTGTCCGGCGCCTGGCATTTCTTGACGAATTGGGTCTGTCCTATCTGAGTATCGACCGCACCTCCAACAGCCTTTCAGGGGGCGAGGCTCAACGCGTCAGGCTGGCCGCACAGTTAAGGAGCGGTCTCACAGACGTTACTTACGTTCTGGATGAACCCACCGTGGGCTTGCATGCAGCTGATGTCGGCAGACTAATAATGAAGATGCTCCATATGCTGCGGCAGGCAGGAAACACTGTTGTCTTGGTGGAGCACGACCGCGATGTGATCCTCTCCGCCGATCACGTCATTGATTTGGGCCCCGGCGCGGGCAGCCAGGGCGGAAGGATCGTTGCAGAGGGAACTCCTCAGGAAATAATGCACAGCACGGCATCGATGACCGGCAGGTATCTGTCGGATAACTCAAATGCCGTCTCAACCAGGAATAGAGTCCTGAAAGAAGGCTTGAGCCTCGTGGGCGCCTGCGCCAATAATTTGAAACATCTTTCGGTCAGTATTCCTTCTGAAGGGATCGTTGTCGTTACCGGCATCTCGGGCAGCGGAAAAACCAGCCTGGTCTACGACGTCGTTTATCAGTCGTGGGAAAGAGGCAAAGGCTGCGGATGCACATCGATCACGGGTTTTGAGCATTTCCATCGTATGGTCGCCGTCCATCAAAAACCGCACTTTTCGGGGTCAACGGGCACTCCTGCGACCTTCACCGGCATCCTCGACCGCATTCGCGACTTGTATGCCGGTACGGAAGATGCCCGGCGTCTCCATCTGGGCAAGAAGCATTTTTCGTTTGCCGACAAAGAGGGGCGTTGCGAAACTTGCAGGGGTTTGGGCAGGATCAGGGTCAGCATGGATTTCCTGTCGGATGTGGAAGTGACCTGCGAGCAGTGCAAAGGAAAACGATATCGGGAGGAGGTGCTCGCCTGCCGGTATCAGGCAAGAAACATCGCCGACGTGCTGGCAATGACGGCCGGCGAAGCGGCTGAGTTCTTCCGGAACCAAAAGGTTCTTTCTGCCCGGCTCGAGATGCTGAGCCGGGTAGGATTGGATTATATGCAATTGGGCCAACCTCTCGACTCGCTGTCGGGCGGAGAAGCACAGCGGCTGATGCTGGCTGCGGAACTGGCGAAACCCGTGAGTGGAAAGATTCTTTACTTGTTTGACGAACCCGCGACGGGCCTGCACTTCAGCGATATCGAATATCTCCTGAAACTGTTTCATCAACTCGCCGACCAGGGTCATACTCTGCTCGTGATCGAGCACGACCCGCAAATCATCCTGAATGCCGACTGGATCATCGATCTCGGGCCGCAAGGCGGTGAGAAAGGCGGGTACGTCGTGGCCAGCGGCCGGCTGCCTGACATTATCCAAAACGAAAACTCGGTCACCGGACGGCACCTGAAGAACGGCCGCGGAGGAGCAACCGTGGATGCAGTCGGATAG
- a CDS encoding TylF/MycF family methyltransferase, producing the protein MRIKVRDIINKGLSRTGYQLERCRPNPIHLWDQHAEFSEQMSKVSSYTLVDKARCFMLFQFARQASRIAGDIAEVGVYKGGTARLLAKTLEPTGKNIHLFDTFTGMPSVDQSKDLHREGDFHDTSLEAVKSLLSDCRNVHFHAGWFPHSAKPVEALTFCFVHIDVDIYRSVIDCCNFFYPRLQGGGIMVFDDYGFRSCPGARLAVDEFFSDKVETPCYLPTGQCYVTRLLSDK; encoded by the coding sequence ATGAGAATCAAGGTCAGGGACATAATCAACAAAGGGTTGTCCAGGACCGGATATCAGCTCGAACGGTGCCGACCCAATCCCATTCACCTCTGGGACCAGCATGCGGAGTTCAGTGAGCAGATGAGCAAAGTCAGCAGCTATACTCTGGTGGACAAAGCAAGATGTTTTATGCTGTTCCAGTTCGCCAGACAGGCATCCCGGATCGCGGGCGACATCGCCGAGGTCGGCGTATACAAAGGAGGCACGGCCAGGCTCTTGGCCAAGACCCTTGAACCCACGGGGAAGAACATACATCTTTTTGATACCTTCACCGGGATGCCGTCCGTAGATCAGAGCAAGGACCTCCACAGGGAAGGAGATTTCCACGATACCTCGCTGGAAGCCGTCAAGTCCTTGCTGTCGGATTGCAGAAATGTCCACTTCCATGCAGGCTGGTTCCCTCATAGTGCAAAGCCTGTGGAGGCTTTGACCTTCTGTTTTGTCCACATCGACGTGGACATTTATCGGTCGGTCATTGACTGCTGCAACTTCTTTTATCCGAGGTTGCAGGGTGGCGGCATAATGGTTTTTGATGACTATGGATTCCGAAGCTGTCCGGGGGCAAGACTGGCAGTCGATGAGTTTTTCTCAGACAAAGTCGAAACTCCATGTTACCTGCCGACCGGCCAGTGCTATGTTACCCGGCTTCTGAGTGACAAATAG